A genomic region of Cannabis sativa cultivar Pink pepper isolate KNU-18-1 chromosome 1, ASM2916894v1, whole genome shotgun sequence contains the following coding sequences:
- the LOC133034985 gene encoding uncharacterized protein LOC133034985 encodes MICWVLWKARNTLVWDKKASSSTQIFTSAWVTLDHWRKAQDKTCLLSSSLLHDGSNIEQWTTPASNTVKINVDGAIFEKENAYGFGVVACDSNGQIIDFIAKYYHGTYKANVVEALGVKEALSWLKAKGWSTIEVETDSLLTVQAIFSKQQISYVFGLITNDCKILLSSSPNASLRFIKRSAYRVAHFVARRSRFYSDRSILEDNVLADLHAILYSEC; translated from the coding sequence ATGATTTGTTGGGTTCTTTGGAAAGCAAGAAACACCTTGGTTTGGGATAAAAAAGCTTCCTCTTCTACTCAAATTTTCACTTCGGCTTGGGTTACTCTTGATCATTGGCGAAAAGCTCAAgataaaacatgtttattatcATCCTCTCTCTTGCATGATGGTAGTAACATTGAGCAATGGACGACACCTGCTTCTAATACGGTTAAGATCAATGTCGATGGTGCAATATTTGAGAAGGAAAATGCCTATGGGTTTGGTGTGGTTGCATGTGATTCGAATGGCCAAATTATTGACTTTATTGCCAAGTATTACCATGGGACTTACAAGGCTAACGTTGTTGAGGCTTTAGGGGTTAAGGAGGCCCTTAGTTGGCTAAAAGCCAAAGGGTGGAGCACGATCGAGGTGGAAACTGACAGCTTACTCACTGTTCAAGCAATCTTTAGTAAACAACAAATATCTTATGTCTTTGGTTTGATTACTAATGATTGTAAAATTTTATTGTCTTCTTCACCTAATGCTAGTTTACGTTTTATTAAACGATCAGCATATCGAGTGGCCCATTTTGTGGCTAGACGCTCTCGATTCTACTCTGATCGTAGCATTCTTGAGGATAATGTTCTGGCTGACCTTCATGCCATCTTGTATTCAGAATGCTAG